A single genomic interval of Zobellia nedashkovskayae harbors:
- a CDS encoding phytoene desaturase family protein — translation MKKKIVIIGSGFSSLSASCYLAKAGHEVTMYEKNDTVGGRARQLIKQGFTFDMGPSWYWMPDIFDKFFNDFGKKTFDYYQLDKLSPAYKIFFSDDNITIGDCMDDICQEFERIEPGSAKHLRNFMFKAQKNYDIAINKVVLRPGLSPLELITPETALRVDQFFKTISGEVRKKFNNKKLISTLEFPVLFLGAKPSNTPSFYSFMNYADFGLGTWHPKGGMYEIVKAMKNLAEEVGVKIHTKSAALKINVKNKKAVGVNINGKDIEADVVLSGADYHHSETLLDPEYRQYSESYWDKKTFAPSSLLFYMGFDKKLKNVEHHNLFFDTDFERHATEIYDQPSWPKDPLFYANFPSVTDSSMAPANSETGFFLIPIATNLTDTPELRDQYFDIMMDRFEKRTGQSVKNNIIFKESFCVNDFVEQYNSYKGNAYGMANTLRQTAFLRPGLKSKKVKNLYFTGQLTVPGPGVPPALISGKLVSQLINKNV, via the coding sequence ATGAAAAAAAAGATTGTCATAATTGGTTCAGGTTTTTCCTCACTGTCCGCTTCGTGCTACTTAGCCAAAGCTGGTCATGAGGTAACTATGTATGAGAAAAATGACACCGTTGGCGGCAGAGCAAGACAACTAATCAAACAAGGTTTCACTTTTGACATGGGCCCTAGCTGGTACTGGATGCCTGATATTTTTGATAAATTCTTCAATGACTTCGGGAAGAAAACTTTCGATTATTATCAATTAGACAAGTTAAGCCCGGCGTATAAAATTTTCTTCTCTGATGACAATATCACCATTGGTGACTGTATGGACGACATATGCCAAGAATTTGAACGTATCGAACCCGGCAGTGCCAAGCACCTCAGGAACTTTATGTTCAAAGCCCAGAAAAACTATGATATTGCCATCAACAAGGTAGTGTTGCGACCTGGCCTTTCCCCATTAGAACTTATAACTCCTGAAACGGCCCTGCGTGTAGATCAATTTTTTAAGACTATTAGCGGCGAAGTTCGAAAAAAGTTCAATAACAAAAAATTAATATCCACGCTAGAATTTCCGGTCTTGTTTTTAGGTGCAAAACCTAGCAATACTCCATCTTTCTATAGTTTTATGAACTATGCAGATTTTGGTTTGGGTACATGGCACCCAAAAGGTGGAATGTATGAAATTGTTAAGGCCATGAAAAACTTGGCCGAAGAAGTTGGAGTTAAAATACATACCAAATCTGCTGCACTAAAAATAAACGTCAAAAATAAAAAAGCCGTTGGCGTAAATATTAATGGAAAAGATATTGAAGCAGATGTTGTACTAAGCGGAGCTGATTATCACCACTCAGAAACTTTACTGGACCCAGAATATCGTCAATATTCGGAATCTTATTGGGACAAAAAGACCTTTGCCCCTTCTTCATTGTTGTTTTATATGGGTTTTGATAAGAAGTTGAAAAATGTAGAACATCACAATCTTTTCTTTGACACTGATTTTGAGCGACATGCTACGGAAATCTATGACCAACCAAGTTGGCCTAAAGACCCTTTATTCTATGCCAATTTTCCATCTGTAACAGATTCTAGCATGGCGCCTGCTAATTCTGAAACCGGGTTTTTTCTCATACCTATTGCCACAAACTTGACAGATACTCCAGAACTACGCGATCAATATTTTGATATTATGATGGATAGATTTGAGAAAAGGACAGGCCAGAGCGTAAAAAATAATATTATCTTTAAGGAGTCGTTCTGTGTAAACGACTTTGTAGAACAATACAATTCTTATAAAGGTAATGCTTATGGTATGGCCAATACATTACGACAAACTGCTTTTCTTAGACCTGGTCTAAAAAGCAAAAAAGTTAAAAATTTATACTTTACCGGCCAGTTGACCGTACCAGGTCCTGGGGTTCCTCCGGCTTTAATTTCGGGTAAGCTAGTCTCCCAATTAATAAACAAGAACGTCTAA
- a CDS encoding MerR family transcriptional regulator, giving the protein MNTTKKTFSIRDLENLSGIKAHTIRIWEKRYNLLSPERTDTNIRRYSLESLQKLLNITLLYSNGHKISKIANLKEGKIPEIVNELVSKNNNSQIINTFKLSMINFDEQLFTRTFKTLLLEKSFSEVFKEVFIPLLNELGLLWQTDTICPAHEHFISNLVKQKILISTQDLSVEEDSNKKTTFIAYLPENEIHEIGLLYLNYEIVSRGYKSVYLGQTVPLESLEEVMKTFENTTFLSYFTVSPSKDKISDYINKFCSLSANFPNTQLWLLGHQTQHINQDNLPQTIEIFSSIDKIVERL; this is encoded by the coding sequence ATGAACACTACAAAAAAGACGTTCAGTATACGTGATTTAGAAAACCTATCGGGCATCAAAGCCCATACTATACGTATATGGGAAAAGCGATACAATCTGCTTTCTCCCGAACGAACGGATACTAATATCAGAAGATATAGTTTAGAAAGCCTTCAAAAGCTACTAAACATTACCCTTTTATATAGTAATGGCCACAAGATATCTAAAATCGCGAATCTTAAAGAGGGTAAAATTCCTGAGATTGTTAATGAACTAGTTTCAAAAAACAACAACAGTCAAATTATAAACACTTTTAAGCTGTCGATGATTAATTTTGACGAACAGCTGTTCACCCGCACTTTCAAGACTTTACTTCTTGAGAAATCATTCTCAGAAGTTTTTAAAGAGGTTTTTATCCCTCTTTTGAATGAACTTGGTTTATTATGGCAAACAGATACCATCTGTCCTGCGCATGAGCATTTTATTTCAAACCTCGTAAAACAAAAAATCTTGATTAGTACTCAAGATTTATCCGTTGAGGAAGATTCTAATAAAAAGACAACATTTATTGCCTATTTGCCAGAAAACGAAATTCATGAAATTGGTCTTCTCTATTTGAATTATGAAATTGTTTCTAGAGGATACAAATCTGTGTATTTAGGGCAAACAGTTCCTTTAGAAAGTTTGGAAGAAGTTATGAAGACTTTTGAAAACACAACCTTTCTATCCTATTTCACAGTCTCTCCCTCAAAGGATAAGATTAGCGACTATATCAACAAATTTTGTTCGTTATCGGCAAATTTCCCGAATACTCAACTTTGGTTATTAGGTCATCAGACCCAACACATAAATCAAGATAATTTACCTCAAACAATTGAAATTTTCTCTTCAATCGATAAAATTGTTGAACGACTATAG
- a CDS encoding heme NO-binding domain-containing protein has translation MKGVVFTEFLEMVEIKFGLETVDNIIENGNLPSEGIYTSVGTYEFNEMVTLINNLSAETKIPAGDLIYAFGLYLFAGLANSHPEVIKNYNTPLGLLYCIEDHIHVHVKKLYPDAELPTFKILDKTDTKIVMVYSSSRGLYRLAHGLIEKAFEHFGGSATITYELLKEDGTEVKFDIVQNG, from the coding sequence ATGAAGGGTGTTGTATTTACAGAGTTTTTAGAAATGGTCGAGATCAAGTTTGGTCTTGAGACTGTTGATAATATAATTGAAAATGGTAATCTACCGTCTGAAGGTATTTATACTTCCGTAGGAACGTATGAATTTAATGAGATGGTTACGCTAATAAACAACCTTAGCGCAGAAACCAAAATTCCGGCTGGCGATCTTATTTATGCTTTTGGTCTATACCTATTTGCAGGTCTAGCCAATTCTCACCCCGAGGTCATTAAAAATTACAATACTCCATTAGGTCTTCTGTATTGTATAGAGGATCATATACATGTACATGTAAAAAAGCTGTATCCAGATGCAGAACTGCCTACTTTTAAGATTCTAGACAAAACGGACACAAAAATAGTAATGGTATACTCTTCTTCTAGAGGTCTATACCGTTTGGCGCATGGTCTTATAGAAAAGGCTTTTGAACACTTTGGAGGTTCCGCTACAATTACTTACGAATTATTAAAAGAAGACGGTACTGAGGTTAAATTTGATATTGTTCAAAATGGATAA
- a CDS encoding PAS domain-containing sensor histidine kinase — translation MDNKEVELLKRALERQKKARQQAEKILEQKSTDLYETSQRLKEANGTLENLLSEKVSELDNVFVNIIDPYVVMDMYANVINMNTSAKEFLGYDHTKEQVNLTDLVHKDYLQYTAESFKYLLEVGTLKNYRAKISVKNGDEKWIEINASLIYNTKREPIGAQGIIRDITQEMEIKELLEQQRKQLDIIVESSPLGIILSVGNQIIKSNRIFTELLGYTEAEFKTMKFEEFSKVIEGPTANEIITQMSEGKIDKDIVIKRYYKKEGGCLIGKTSVSAVRDYKGNLKYVLAMVEDITREREAEERLNYEREKYASIIANMNLGLVEVDTEDIIQFVNQSFCLMSGFKEDELIGKKGSNVLRVQNKNVLDKENEKRAEGESDSYELEVFDKTGERKHWLISGAPRYDNNKTLIGSVGIHLDITKQKLLEFQKEQLVKELEQSNQGLQEYAHIVSHDLKSPLRSISALATWIQDDYKDVLDEAGQENLSLMQEKVASMDKLIHGILEYSTANNSALDNSKVDLNEVVESIKESIFIPEHVAVVVPETLPTILADRTKIHQLFQNILSNAVVHIEKEVGLVEVLFVENATHWQFSIKDNGVGIPKEYHKKIFEIFQSIGANERSTGIGLSIVKKIIDRYEGEVWVESEKDLGTEFHFTIKKEPTNLNS, via the coding sequence ATGGATAATAAAGAGGTAGAACTTCTCAAAAGAGCACTGGAAAGGCAAAAGAAAGCTAGGCAACAAGCTGAAAAAATTCTTGAACAAAAATCTACAGACCTCTACGAAACTTCGCAGCGCTTAAAAGAGGCTAATGGCACTCTTGAAAACTTATTGAGCGAAAAGGTTTCTGAGCTGGATAATGTTTTTGTAAATATTATAGATCCTTATGTGGTAATGGATATGTATGCCAACGTGATTAATATGAACACGTCGGCCAAAGAGTTTTTGGGGTATGATCATACCAAAGAACAGGTTAACCTTACTGACCTTGTACACAAAGACTATCTTCAATATACTGCTGAATCCTTTAAATACCTTTTGGAAGTCGGTACTCTTAAAAACTATCGTGCTAAAATTTCTGTAAAAAATGGCGATGAAAAATGGATAGAAATCAACGCCAGTTTGATCTACAATACAAAACGTGAACCTATTGGAGCTCAGGGTATTATTAGAGATATTACCCAAGAAATGGAAATTAAAGAGCTGCTTGAGCAACAAAGAAAGCAGCTAGATATCATAGTAGAAAGTTCTCCTTTGGGTATTATATTAAGTGTTGGAAATCAAATTATCAAATCTAACAGAATTTTTACAGAGCTTCTGGGTTATACAGAAGCAGAGTTTAAAACAATGAAGTTTGAGGAGTTTTCAAAAGTCATAGAGGGACCTACTGCCAACGAGATTATAACGCAAATGTCCGAAGGTAAAATAGATAAGGATATTGTGATAAAAAGATATTACAAAAAAGAAGGCGGTTGTTTAATAGGAAAGACTTCGGTTAGTGCTGTAAGAGACTATAAGGGTAATTTAAAATATGTCTTAGCAATGGTTGAAGACATTACAAGAGAACGCGAAGCTGAAGAGCGGTTAAATTACGAGCGGGAAAAATATGCAAGTATTATTGCAAATATGAATCTTGGTCTGGTAGAAGTAGATACAGAAGACATTATACAATTTGTCAACCAGAGCTTTTGTTTAATGAGTGGTTTTAAGGAAGATGAATTAATAGGTAAAAAGGGGAGCAATGTTCTTCGGGTACAAAATAAGAATGTACTAGATAAAGAAAATGAAAAGCGAGCAGAAGGAGAGTCAGATTCATATGAACTGGAGGTATTTGACAAAACTGGTGAAAGAAAGCATTGGTTGATCAGTGGTGCACCACGCTATGACAATAATAAAACCTTAATTGGTTCTGTCGGTATTCATTTGGATATTACAAAGCAAAAACTCCTTGAGTTTCAGAAAGAACAATTAGTAAAAGAACTTGAACAAAGTAATCAAGGGCTTCAAGAGTATGCACATATCGTTTCTCACGATTTAAAGTCGCCTTTACGAAGTATAAGTGCATTGGCCACCTGGATTCAAGATGATTATAAAGACGTCTTGGATGAGGCTGGACAAGAGAATCTATCGCTAATGCAAGAGAAAGTTGCCTCAATGGATAAACTTATTCACGGTATTTTAGAATATTCGACTGCCAATAATTCTGCGCTAGACAATTCTAAAGTTGATTTAAACGAGGTAGTAGAAAGTATTAAGGAAAGTATATTCATACCAGAGCATGTGGCAGTTGTAGTGCCTGAAACTTTACCGACAATTCTAGCGGATCGCACAAAAATTCATCAGTTATTTCAGAATATACTCTCTAATGCCGTTGTACATATCGAAAAGGAAGTAGGCCTAGTAGAGGTACTTTTCGTTGAAAATGCAACACATTGGCAGTTTTCAATAAAAGATAATGGTGTAGGCATACCAAAAGAGTATCATAAAAAAATATTCGAAATTTTTCAATCTATAGGAGCAAATGAACGGTCTACCGGTATTGGCCTTTCTATTGTTAAAAAAATAATTGACCGCTATGAAGGCGAAGTGTGGGTAGAGAGTGAAAAAGATTTGGGTACAGAATTTCACTTTACTATCAAAAAAGAACCAACCAACCTTAATAGTTAA
- a CDS encoding response regulator: MDILLIEDDAIEVMKLQRTVKKLDLKHNIIETKNGEDALEILKSGNRLPDIILLDLNMPRMNGIEFLSILKADDVLKYLPTVILTTSENRADLLECYKIGVAGYVIKPLKYEDYQSKLHKVLEYWDINQLVKG; the protein is encoded by the coding sequence ATGGATATTTTATTGATTGAAGATGATGCCATTGAGGTAATGAAATTACAGCGAACGGTAAAGAAGTTAGATCTTAAACATAATATTATAGAAACCAAGAATGGTGAAGATGCGTTAGAAATCTTAAAATCGGGCAATAGATTGCCGGATATTATTCTACTAGACCTTAATATGCCAAGAATGAACGGTATAGAATTTTTGAGTATTCTTAAGGCAGATGACGTTCTAAAATATCTTCCTACAGTTATTCTTACAACATCAGAAAATAGAGCAGATTTATTGGAATGTTATAAGATTGGAGTAGCCGGTTACGTTATCAAACCATTGAAATATGAAGATTATCAATCTAAACTTCACAAGGTTCTTGAGTACTGGGACATCAACCAATTGGTGAAAGGCTAA
- a CDS encoding phytoene/squalene synthase family protein, protein MKSLFDKVSYQCSQIVTESYSTSFTMATKMLSSCIRPDIYNIYGFVRFADEIVDTFDQYDKEKLFNQFEASLKDALEQRISLNPILNSFQHTYHKYEIPYDLVDAFMKSMRMDLYKSVYKTDEEYKEYIYGSADVVGLMCLKVFVKGDTKKYDDLKETAMALGSAFQKVNFLRDLKSDFEDLDRSYFPNTDLAMLDEASKTRIVNEIKADFELAYKGIIRLPNEAKFGVYTAYKYYYRLLKKLQRTPSLEIRTVRIRVPNYEKFGVLAKSYVNYKLNLV, encoded by the coding sequence ATGAAATCCCTATTCGATAAAGTTTCTTACCAATGTAGCCAGATTGTTACAGAATCTTACAGCACTTCGTTTACAATGGCAACGAAGATGTTGTCATCTTGTATTAGACCGGATATTTATAATATTTATGGTTTTGTGCGCTTCGCAGATGAAATAGTAGATACGTTTGATCAGTATGATAAAGAAAAACTCTTTAATCAGTTTGAAGCTAGCCTTAAAGATGCATTAGAGCAACGTATAAGCTTGAATCCAATTCTTAATTCGTTTCAACATACCTATCACAAGTATGAGATACCGTATGATCTTGTTGATGCTTTCATGAAAAGTATGCGAATGGATTTGTATAAAAGCGTTTACAAGACGGATGAGGAATATAAGGAGTACATCTATGGTTCTGCAGATGTAGTGGGACTAATGTGCTTAAAAGTATTTGTGAAAGGCGATACTAAAAAATATGACGATTTAAAGGAAACGGCAATGGCATTAGGTTCCGCTTTTCAAAAAGTAAATTTCTTAAGAGATCTTAAAAGCGATTTTGAAGATTTAGACCGCAGCTATTTTCCTAATACCGATTTAGCCATGTTGGACGAAGCTTCAAAAACCCGAATCGTAAATGAAATAAAAGCCGATTTTGAGTTAGCTTATAAAGGAATCATCAGATTACCTAACGAGGCTAAATTTGGTGTTTATACCGCTTACAAATACTATTATAGACTATTGAAAAAATTACAGCGTACACCTTCTTTAGAAATTAGAACGGTTCGTATTCGTGTTCCTAACTACGAGAAATTTGGGGTTTTGGCCAAGTCGTACGTAAATTACAAATTGAATTTGGTTTAG